Part of the Bacteriovorax sp. BAL6_X genome, AGAGCTTGGCATAAAATGTCTAAGAATAATGGAACAGTTCAGTATAAGAACTATGGACATATGGAACAAGTGATATCGCCTAAGGCTACATTTAAGGTTGGAAAGATCTACGATTATAAAAATGATGAAGGAACTTTTTCAACGGCCTCTCAATTTTATACTGGAGGGCAAATCTCACAATTAAGTGGTAATGAAAATTATATTGGAGTAGGTGGTGAGTTTAAAGTTAAGTTTGAGCCACAAAATAGTGAGGGGAAGTTTCCTGCTGTGGAAACTCGCTTCTACTATGATGGCCAATACACTCAAAATGGTGAGATAAACCATAAATACGGTGTCGAGGCCAAGACAAATGTTTATAAAACAAAGAAATCAGTTGTCTATATTAAAGTAGGAATGGGCATTGAAGATGATCACTACTCTCGCGAGTATGAAGATTATGGAAAGTCATTTTTGAATCCAAATTTAGATATTCAACATTATTTGGGTATTGGTATCGAAAAAAGGTTCTAAGCGTAAGCAAAGAACCTTTTCGAAAATTATATTCTTGAGTTTATTTTTCTTGGTAGATATGAACATCTCTCTGAGGGAAAGGAATTGAAATTCCTTCTTTATCAAATTCTAATTTTACATTCTCTTGCATATCAAACATTACTTGCCAGTAGTCCGCTGACTTTACCCATGGCCTTACTGCGAAGTTAACAGAACTATCCGCAAGGGCCGAAACCGCAATAAGGGTTTCAGGTTCGTTAAGAATTAATGGATGTTCCTTTGTCAGTTTTTCTAAGACTTCTTTGGCCTTCTTGATATCATCTCCGTATCCAATTCCAAAAGTCATATCAACTCTTCTAATATTCTCAGCTGAGAAATTAACAATACTTCCTGATGAAAGAGATCCATTTGGTAGAATAACTGTCTTATTATCTGCTGTATTTAATATTGTACAGAAGAGACCTATCTCTTTTACTTTACCTGTAAAACCTTGTGCTTCTATCACATCTCCAACTTTAAATGGTTTGAAGAAAAGAATTAGAACACCACCCGCAAGGTTTCCAAGTGCTCCTTGAAGTGACATACCAAAGGCAAGACCAGCAGCACCAAGCATTGCGACAAAACTCGTCGTCTTTATCCCTACCATGCCAATGATAGTAATAAATAACCCAATTTTAAGAGCTATACTTACTATAGAAGTAATGAACCCTCTTAAAGAAAGCTCAACTTCTTTCTTTTGAAGGGCCTTATCAACGAGTCTATCAATGAAGTTGATAACTTTTAGTCCGATAATTAAGACAACAATTACTTTAATAAATTGAAATCCATAATCTGCTGCTACGTTTGTAAGTTTATTAATATTTACTTCACTTAATAATTCTTTCATTTATTCTCCTAAAAATTTGCAAGAAGACTAATTGTTGTTTTGTAGTCATGTTGGTCTCTTCCTTCAACTGGCTCATTCTCATATTCCCAAAGGACACCTGCTTTGAGTGAGAATGTACTGTTGATTAGCATTCGAATTGAAGGCTCCATATTTATAATATAGTTTTCACTATTTTGTAGACTTGGAATATATTCGAGCCAATAGCGTGCGGTTACACCTTTTCTAAGCTCTTTACTCACTTGATAGTAAAGGCGAAGTTTTTGTTCATGATTGTCAGGCTCATTTTGAACAAAGTTTTCTCTCGTATAACGATAGCCAATTTCAGTAAGCATTTTAAATTTATCTTCATCAATGAACTTATACTTGAAACCGACATCGATATTATTTCTTGCCCAAAAGCCTTTGAATCGATCTGATTCAAGTAGGTCTGCTGCAAAAATATCTATTTTCTTTGAAAGGATATGATCGAAACGAAGTAGGGCACTCCAGTTTTCATCATCAACTTCATCATCAGATTCACCATAAGAGTACGTACCATTAAAAGTTAGTGTGTTTGTTTCCCACTTATATGAATTACGAGAAGCAAAGTCGTAAGTCTTTTTGTTAGTATTTCCACCAGAAGTAATGAATGTTATCTCATCTTCTGACTTAAATTGAGCGTGAGCGAATTGACCAAATAGGATGGCCATAACTAAAATTCTTTTCATAACTTGATTCCTTTATAAAAAACTATTTTATGTTCATTATTAAAATTTTAATTCCTAAATTATCTATATTTATTTTAACCACGATTTACTTTTTTGTACAATTGGTGCTCTGGTTAAAAATGCCAATTTTCATTGGTTTACGATAACTGTTATTTGAAAGCATTAATTATTTAATTACACATTTTAGCGACTTAGAAACTGATTAAAAAACTAGATTAATAATAGGCCGGTTATCGGCAAAATGAGGTAATTGTTTGTGCGAAGTATTTTTCTCAATTAAAATTACTTAATTGAGAAATTGGAGCTATTAATGGAGTTAATCGAACCATTCTTGAATGCTTTACTTGAAGTATTCAAAAAACAACTAAATATCCCGCTGCAGGCCGGAGAGGTTCATCCTAATTACGAATTTAAAGATACAATTGATATTGTGGGTTTAATAGGAATAAGTAGTGAGAAGATCAATGGGGAACTTGCCCTTTGTTTTAATAAAGCTAG contains:
- a CDS encoding mechanosensitive ion channel family protein, with protein sequence MKELLSEVNINKLTNVAADYGFQFIKVIVVLIIGLKVINFIDRLVDKALQKKEVELSLRGFITSIVSIALKIGLFITIIGMVGIKTTSFVAMLGAAGLAFGMSLQGALGNLAGGVLILFFKPFKVGDVIEAQGFTGKVKEIGLFCTILNTADNKTVILPNGSLSSGSIVNFSAENIRRVDMTFGIGYGDDIKKAKEVLEKLTKEHPLILNEPETLIAVSALADSSVNFAVRPWVKSADYWQVMFDMQENVKLEFDKEGISIPFPQRDVHIYQEK
- a CDS encoding YdiY family protein, whose product is MKRILVMAILFGQFAHAQFKSEDEITFITSGGNTNKKTYDFASRNSYKWETNTLTFNGTYSYGESDDEVDDENWSALLRFDHILSKKIDIFAADLLESDRFKGFWARNNIDVGFKYKFIDEDKFKMLTEIGYRYTRENFVQNEPDNHEQKLRLYYQVSKELRKGVTARYWLEYIPSLQNSENYIINMEPSIRMLINSTFSLKAGVLWEYENEPVEGRDQHDYKTTISLLANF